In Pyxidicoccus xibeiensis, the genomic stretch GCACCGCCAGCAGCGCGCCCTCCGCCCCGACGAAGATGGCGCCCTCCCCTCCCAGCGACACCACCACCAGGCCAATCCCCGTCGCGTGGAGCTCCCGTGCCGCGCGGACCACATCCGCCCTGTCAGGCAGCGGGCGCCCGAGCAGCTCCGACAGCTCGTGCGCGTTGGGCTTCACGAAGTCCGGCTTCGCCCCCACCGCGTGGCGCAGCGGCGCGCCGCTGGTGTCCACCACCACCAGGCATCCGCGGGCGCGCAGCCGCGCCGTCAGCGTGGCGTAGACGTCCTCCGGCACACCGGACGGCAGGCTGCCGGCCAGCACGAAGCAGCCGTTGTCACGGGCCAACCCCTCCAGCTTCTCCAGCAGTCGCTGCAGCGCCTCGTCGGAGACCTTCAGCCCGGGAAGGTTGAGGTCCGTCACTGCGCCCCCCTCCCGGTCCACCACCTTGATGTTGACGCGACTGGAGCCGGGCAGGCGCAGGAGCCGGTCGTGGATGCCGCGCTCGCGAAAGAGCGCGTCGAACAGGTGGGTGTTGTCCAGGCCCAGGATGCCCGCCACGGTGACGGGGGTGGGCCCTCCGGCGAGGAAGGCGGCGACGTTGATGGCCTTGCCGCCCGCGGTGCGCGTCTCGGAGACGACGCGGTTGACGGTGCCCGCCGTGAAGCCCGGACAGTCGAGCGTCTGGTCGATGGCGGAGTTCAGGCTCACCGTCACGATGCCGGGCCTCGTGGGAGTCATGCGCCCTCCCCGGCCCTGGCCAGCAGGCCTCGCACCAGCGCCCGCACCTCGGCCGCGCCCTCACAGGCGAGCGCCTGCCGTGCCACCGTCTCCAGGTCCTTCATCGACACGCTCCGCAGCAGCGCCTTGATGGCGGGGATGGTGGGGATGGCGACGCTCAGCTCGCTGACGCCCAGCCCGGACAGGGTGATGGCGCCCGCCGGGTCTCCCGCCACGCCGCCGCACGCGCCCACCCAGATGCCGGCCCCGCGCGCGGCCTTCACCGTCAGGTCCACCATGCGCAGGACGGCCGGGTGGACGCCGTCCGCCTGGGGCGCCAGCACCGGGTGCTCGCGGTCCATGGCCAGCACGTACTGCGTCAGGTCATTGGTGCCGATGGAGAAGAAGGACACCTCCTTCGCGAGCTGGTCGGCCAGCATCACCGCCGAGGGGACCTCGATCATGATGCCCGTTTCCACCGGGGCCGCGCCCACCTCGCGGCGGACGTCCTCGGTGATGGCCTTGGCCCTGCGCAGCTCGGCGAGCGTGGCCACCATCGGGTACATGATGCGCACCGGCCCCTCCTTCGACGCGCGGAGGATGGCGCGCAGCTGCGTGCGGAACAGGTCCTCCCGCTCGAAGCACAGGCGGATGCCGCGCACGCCGAGGAACGGGTTGGCCTCCGCCGGCAGCGACAGGTAGGGCACGTGCTTGTCGCCGCCGATGTCCAGCGTGCGCAGGATGATGGGCAGCCCGTTCAGCGCGCGGACCATGGTGCGGTACGCCTCGTACTGCTCGTCCTCTCCCGGCGGGTCCTCGCGCTGGAGGAAGAGGAACTCCGTGCGCATCAGGCCCACGCCCTCGCCACCGGCGTCCACGGCCTTCTGCGCGTCCTTCGCCGACCCGATGTTGGCGGCGACCTCCACGCGGCGCCCGTCCCGCGTAATCGCGGGCTTGTACCGGTCCAGCTTCTCCGCGTCGCGCTGCTCTCGGACGCGCTCGCGCCACGTCGCAGCCCGCGCCTGGTCCTTCGCGGAGGGCCTCAGCACCAGGACGCCCCCGTCCCCGTCGAGGATGCAGTCCTCGCCGTTGACCAGGTCCAGCACCGCCGGCCCCGCGGCGACGACGGCGGGGATGTCCAGCGAGCGGGCGATGATGGCCGTGTGCGACGTGGCCCCGCCCCCGACGGTGCACAGCCCCAGCACCATCGCCGGGTCCAGCTTCGCGGTGTCGGACGGGGCCAGGTCCTCGGCCAGCAGCACCACCGGGTGGTCCGGCAGCGTCGCCACGCCCTCCACCACGTCCGCCAGCATGCGCAGCACGCGGCGGCCCACGTCGCGCAGGTCGCCCGCGCGCCCGGCCAGCAGCGGGTCCGGGAGCCGGGCGAGCGCCTCCGCCCGCTCCTCGTAGACGCGCCGCCACGCCCAGCCGGCGCTCGCGCCACCGTCGATGTGGCGGCCCGCCTCGGTCACCATCTCCGGGTCGTCCAGCAGCTCCTGGTGGGCCTTGAAGATGGCGGCCCGGGTGGCGCCGGCCTTCTTGAAGAACTCCTGGTGCAGGTTGTGGAGCTCCGCGATGGCGCCGGCCAGCGCCTGCGCCAGCCGCTCGTGCTCGCGCGCCGGGTCGGGCGCCTTCTCCGCCACCACCAGCCGTTCGTGCTGGAAGAGCCACGCCGGCCCGGAGGCGATGCCCGGAGAGGCGGAGATGCCCGCCACCATCTGCCCGTCATAGTCCAGCCGCGCCGCCGGGGCGGGAGCGGCGGCGGACGCGGCGGGCCGGAGCGACACCTCCTCGTCCAGGCCGGCCTCGAACGCCGCGCGAATGGCACCCAGCGCCGCCTCCGCGTCCGCTCCCGATGCGGTGATGATGAGCGGCGCCCCACCCGTGGCACCGAGCTGGAGCAGGGAGATGAGGCTCTTCGCGCTGCCCGACTTCTGCCCGTAGTGGACGGTGATGTCCGAGCGGAAGCGCTTCGCCACCTCGACGAGCGCGGTGGACGGTCGCGCGTGCATGCCATGCGGCGCGGGCGACGTCACCTGGATGAAGGGCCCCTCGGTGGCCAGCGGGGACGTGGAGGCCACGGGCTCCGGAGCGGCGGAGGCGCCATTGAGCGTGACGACGATGAGGCCCGCGTCGCGGGTGCGCGCCAGCTCCTCCGCCTTCGCCGCGTCCCCGAGCACGCCCGTGAGGTTGGCGAGCACCTGGAGGTGCTCATCCGACCGCGCGGCGATGCCCACCACCACCCGGGCCGCGCCGTCCTTGCCCCAGTCCACGCCGCGCGGGAACTGGACGACGACCACGCCCGTCCGCTTCACCAGGTCGCGCGCGTCCGGCGTGCCGTGGGGGATGGCGATGCCGTTGCCCAGGTACGTGGCGGAGACGCCCTCGCGCCGGAGCATGCTGTCGATGTACCCCGGCTCGATGAAGCCCGCCTCCACCATGGTCTGCCCGACGAGGCGGATGGCCTCCGCCTTGCTCGCGGCGGACTGCCCCAGGCGGACATGCGTCTTGGTGAGTGTCAGCATTGGCGTTCCTCAGGAGAACAGCTCGAGCAGGTCCTCACGGGTGATGGCGGTCGCGGCGGATGCGTCACTGAGGGCCGCCTCGAAGATGGCGCGCTTCTTCTCCTGGAGTCCGAGGATTCGCTCCTCGACTGTCCCCTGCGAGACGAGCCGG encodes the following:
- the pfkB gene encoding 1-phosphofructokinase: MTPTRPGIVTVSLNSAIDQTLDCPGFTAGTVNRVVSETRTAGGKAINVAAFLAGGPTPVTVAGILGLDNTHLFDALFRERGIHDRLLRLPGSSRVNIKVVDREGGAVTDLNLPGLKVSDEALQRLLEKLEGLARDNGCFVLAGSLPSGVPEDVYATLTARLRARGCLVVVDTSGAPLRHAVGAKPDFVKPNAHELSELLGRPLPDRADVVRAARELHATGIGLVVVSLGGEGAIFVGAEGALLAVPPRVEVASTVGAGDAMVAGVLAARLAGGSLEACARHGTAFAAGKLAQVGPVPPSPERVKALRREVVIHSLGSG
- the ptsP gene encoding phosphoenolpyruvate--protein phosphotransferase, giving the protein MLTLTKTHVRLGQSAASKAEAIRLVGQTMVEAGFIEPGYIDSMLRREGVSATYLGNGIAIPHGTPDARDLVKRTGVVVVQFPRGVDWGKDGAARVVVGIAARSDEHLQVLANLTGVLGDAAKAEELARTRDAGLIVVTLNGASAAPEPVASTSPLATEGPFIQVTSPAPHGMHARPSTALVEVAKRFRSDITVHYGQKSGSAKSLISLLQLGATGGAPLIITASGADAEAALGAIRAAFEAGLDEEVSLRPAASAAAPAPAARLDYDGQMVAGISASPGIASGPAWLFQHERLVVAEKAPDPAREHERLAQALAGAIAELHNLHQEFFKKAGATRAAIFKAHQELLDDPEMVTEAGRHIDGGASAGWAWRRVYEERAEALARLPDPLLAGRAGDLRDVGRRVLRMLADVVEGVATLPDHPVVLLAEDLAPSDTAKLDPAMVLGLCTVGGGATSHTAIIARSLDIPAVVAAGPAVLDLVNGEDCILDGDGGVLVLRPSAKDQARAATWRERVREQRDAEKLDRYKPAITRDGRRVEVAANIGSAKDAQKAVDAGGEGVGLMRTEFLFLQREDPPGEDEQYEAYRTMVRALNGLPIILRTLDIGGDKHVPYLSLPAEANPFLGVRGIRLCFEREDLFRTQLRAILRASKEGPVRIMYPMVATLAELRRAKAITEDVRREVGAAPVETGIMIEVPSAVMLADQLAKEVSFFSIGTNDLTQYVLAMDREHPVLAPQADGVHPAVLRMVDLTVKAARGAGIWVGACGGVAGDPAGAITLSGLGVSELSVAIPTIPAIKALLRSVSMKDLETVARQALACEGAAEVRALVRGLLARAGEGA